One genomic segment of Mycolicibacterium psychrotolerans includes these proteins:
- a CDS encoding arsenate reductase/protein-tyrosine-phosphatase family protein: MSVELKQDPAARAAVFAALAEPARLAIVDHLLLADASPSELRAILGMQSNLLAHHLGVLKKAGVVRQSRSEADGRRSYLNLNRSALEALIPSAQRQARRVVFVCSQNSARSQLAAAIWNRRSELPATSAGTHPAPRIHPGAVAAARRHKLHLRAHAPRYLGDVLAAGDLVIAVCDNAHEELPRDLVRLHWSVADPVRTERAEAFDAAVIDLADRIDRLVPNITSA; encoded by the coding sequence ATGTCTGTTGAGCTGAAGCAGGATCCTGCGGCACGGGCCGCTGTCTTTGCCGCACTTGCCGAACCCGCCCGGCTGGCGATCGTCGATCACCTGCTGCTGGCCGACGCCTCGCCGTCGGAGCTACGCGCCATCCTCGGGATGCAGTCGAACCTGCTGGCCCACCATCTGGGCGTGCTCAAGAAGGCCGGCGTCGTCCGGCAGTCGCGCTCCGAAGCCGACGGCCGGCGGTCCTACCTGAACCTGAACCGCTCGGCCCTCGAAGCTCTCATCCCTTCGGCGCAACGCCAGGCCCGTCGCGTGGTGTTCGTGTGCAGCCAGAACTCCGCACGCAGCCAACTCGCCGCAGCGATCTGGAACCGGCGCAGCGAACTGCCCGCAACATCGGCGGGAACGCATCCGGCGCCTCGCATCCACCCCGGCGCGGTAGCCGCCGCCCGTCGCCACAAGTTGCACCTTCGCGCCCATGCGCCGCGCTACTTGGGCGATGTCCTCGCTGCCGGCGATCTCGTGATCGCCGTCTGCGACAACGCCCATGAAGAGTTACCCCGCGACCTGGTCCGGCTGCACTGGTCGGTCGCCGACCCGGTACGCACCGAGCGAGCCGAGGCATTCGACGCCGCGGTCATCGATCTCGCCGACCGTATCGACCGTCTCGTTCCGAATATCACGTCCGCTTGA